A genomic window from Massilia sp. METH4 includes:
- the recG gene encoding ATP-dependent DNA helicase RecG — MAETKQSKPPVKKAAASRAATAESKLAKLGLRTDMDLVLHLPMRYEDETEVIDIRAACLRGGQTSQVEGIVTKNEITYKPRKQMIVHIADDTGELMLRFMNFYGSQVRQLAEGTRVRARGELKHGFFGAEMVHPTYKVVNEGAPLPTSLTPVYPSGEGLSQHVLRRAIMEAMRRVDWTDTLPPRILEKLHLHAFEPAVKLLHHPPQHVDEHALADRSHPAWTRMKFDELLAQQLSLKRAQDARRQKGAAPLEAVGSLTAAFQATLPFRLTNAQARVLEEIRTDLRQPYPMQRLLQGDVGSGKTVVAALAATQAIDSGFQAALMAPTEILAEQHFRKIAAWMEPLGVKVAWLTGSLKKKEKEAAGAMAESGEAQLVIGTHALIQDTVQFARLGLVIVDEQHRFGVGQRLTLRNKGADGLVPHQLMMSATPIPRTLAMTYYADLEVSVIDELPPGRTPIVTRVIDQNRRDEVIERVHAAALDGRQVYWVCPLIEESEALQLQTATETYETLAAALPDLRVGLVHGRLKPAEKQEVMDAFAAGQVHVLVATTVIEVGVDVPNASLMVIEHAERFGLSQLHQLRGRVGRGSAASVCLLLYQSPLGPVAKQRLATMRETTDGFEIARRDLEIRGPGEFLGARQSGQAMLRFADLETDGWLVDQARDVAHALLHDPAGQPVVEAHLERWLGGREEFLKV; from the coding sequence ATGGCCGAAACGAAGCAAAGCAAGCCCCCCGTCAAGAAAGCCGCCGCCTCCCGGGCTGCAACCGCCGAAAGCAAGCTGGCCAAGCTCGGGCTGCGCACGGACATGGACCTGGTGCTGCACCTGCCCATGCGCTACGAGGATGAAACCGAGGTCATCGACATCCGCGCCGCCTGCCTGCGCGGCGGCCAGACGTCGCAGGTCGAAGGCATCGTCACGAAGAACGAGATCACGTACAAGCCGCGCAAGCAGATGATCGTGCACATCGCCGACGACACGGGCGAGCTGATGCTGCGTTTCATGAACTTCTACGGCAGCCAGGTACGCCAGCTCGCCGAGGGCACGCGGGTGCGTGCGCGTGGCGAGCTCAAACACGGCTTCTTTGGCGCCGAGATGGTGCACCCCACCTACAAGGTGGTCAACGAGGGCGCGCCGCTGCCCACGTCGCTGACGCCCGTCTACCCTTCCGGCGAAGGCCTGTCGCAGCACGTGCTGCGCCGCGCGATCATGGAAGCGATGCGCCGGGTGGACTGGACCGACACGCTGCCGCCCCGTATTCTGGAAAAGCTGCACCTGCACGCGTTCGAGCCCGCGGTGAAGCTGCTGCACCATCCGCCGCAACACGTCGACGAGCATGCGCTGGCGGACCGCTCCCACCCGGCCTGGACCCGCATGAAGTTCGACGAACTGCTGGCCCAGCAACTGTCGCTGAAGCGGGCGCAGGACGCGCGGCGCCAGAAAGGCGCGGCGCCGCTGGAGGCGGTCGGTTCCCTGACCGCGGCCTTCCAGGCCACGCTGCCGTTCAGGCTGACGAACGCCCAGGCGCGCGTGCTGGAGGAGATCCGCACCGACCTGCGCCAGCCCTACCCCATGCAGCGGCTGCTGCAGGGCGACGTGGGCAGCGGCAAGACCGTGGTGGCCGCGCTGGCCGCCACCCAGGCAATCGACAGCGGCTTCCAGGCCGCGCTGATGGCTCCCACGGAAATCCTGGCCGAGCAGCACTTCCGCAAGATCGCCGCGTGGATGGAACCGCTGGGCGTGAAGGTGGCGTGGCTGACGGGGAGCCTGAAGAAAAAGGAGAAGGAAGCCGCGGGCGCCATGGCCGAATCGGGCGAGGCGCAGTTGGTGATCGGCACCCACGCGCTGATCCAGGACACGGTGCAATTCGCCAGGCTGGGCCTCGTCATCGTCGACGAGCAGCACCGCTTCGGCGTGGGCCAGCGCCTCACGCTGCGCAACAAGGGGGCCGACGGCCTGGTGCCCCACCAGCTGATGATGTCGGCCACGCCGATCCCCCGCACGCTGGCGATGACGTACTACGCCGACCTGGAAGTCTCGGTGATCGACGAATTGCCGCCGGGCCGCACGCCCATCGTCACGCGCGTGATCGACCAGAACCGGCGCGACGAGGTGATCGAGCGCGTGCACGCCGCCGCGCTCGATGGCCGCCAGGTGTACTGGGTCTGCCCGCTCATCGAGGAATCCGAAGCGCTGCAATTGCAGACGGCGACCGAGACCTACGAAACGCTGGCCGCCGCACTGCCGGACCTGCGCGTGGGCCTGGTGCATGGCCGCCTGAAACCGGCCGAGAAACAGGAAGTGATGGATGCCTTCGCGGCCGGCCAGGTGCACGTGCTGGTGGCCACCACCGTGATCGAGGTGGGCGTGGACGTGCCGAATGCGTCGCTGATGGTGATCGAGCATGCCGAGCGCTTCGGCCTGTCGCAGCTGCACCAGTTGCGCGGCCGCGTGGGCCGCGGTTCGGCGGCCAGCGTGTGCCTGCTGCTGTACCAGAGCCCCCTGGGCCCCGTGGCCAAGCAGCGCCTTGCGACGATGCGGGAAACCACCGACGGCTTCGAGATCGCCCGGCGCGACCTGGAGATCCGCGGCCCAGGCGAATTCCTGGGCGCACGCCAGTCCGGCCAGGCAATGCTGCGCTTTGCCGACCTGGAAACGGATGGCTGGCTGGTCGACCAGGCGCGCGACGTGGCGCATGCGCTGCTGCACGATCCGGCCGGGCAGCCGGTGGTCGAGGCGCACCTGGAGCGCTGGCTGGGCGGGCGCGAGGAATTCCTGAAAGTGTGA
- a CDS encoding PEP-CTERM sorting domain-containing protein — MTFTANSATTGIAGAVESQWTDSTFIEHGDRYNFAYTLRDELVVENGEHVLYHYRDVSYDVDGHVRDWMLLNVDGTASGPHTVQFNVTATLDTTQTARLVDSGDLSFQVFLSLNGGYDPGAAGQPGAPVFSDISSGLPVALTTEPTWYPEDRHFNANASGVFAAPRDLVTYEYAYLIEAGADLVSEQAAFMIHGPGYDAGVRTLSYSEFLGSEVIPVPEPRTWAMLLAGVAVLALARRPRTAVFKYVAGP, encoded by the coding sequence ATGACGTTCACCGCCAATTCCGCCACCACCGGCATCGCCGGCGCCGTCGAGTCGCAATGGACCGACAGCACCTTCATCGAACACGGGGACCGGTACAACTTCGCCTACACGCTGCGCGACGAACTGGTCGTCGAGAACGGCGAGCATGTCCTCTACCATTACCGCGACGTGTCCTACGACGTGGACGGGCACGTGCGCGACTGGATGCTGCTCAATGTCGACGGCACGGCAAGCGGGCCGCACACCGTGCAATTCAACGTCACCGCCACGCTCGACACGACGCAGACGGCCCGGCTCGTGGACAGCGGCGACCTGTCGTTCCAGGTGTTCCTGTCGCTCAATGGCGGCTACGATCCGGGCGCGGCCGGGCAACCGGGGGCGCCCGTGTTTTCGGACATATCGTCCGGCCTGCCCGTGGCGCTGACGACCGAACCGACGTGGTATCCGGAAGACCGGCATTTCAACGCGAATGCGTCCGGCGTCTTCGCCGCGCCGCGCGACCTCGTCACGTACGAGTATGCCTACCTGATCGAAGCCGGCGCGGATCTGGTTTCCGAACAGGCCGCCTTCATGATCCACGGCCCGGGTTATGACGCCGGCGTCCGCACGCTGAGCTACAGCGAGTTCCTGGGCTCGGAGGTGATTCCGGTGCCCGAACCGCGCACCTGGGCAATGCTGCTGGCTGGCGTGGCCGTGCTGGCGCTGGCGCGCCGCCCGCGCACGGCCGTCTTCAAATACGTCGCCGGCCCATAG
- a CDS encoding PEP-CTERM sorting domain-containing protein, producing MPRTLPGLLRPALLAVALSSVATAALAGPVMTFTAVFATTGIEDSSESITSSSSFQEAGGRFNFAQTLRDEVVVENGIRTTYHYRDTTYDVEGYWRDAVHVDLDVVAGSDHTAQFHVVGTLVAGQQSRLLLGDLGFEASLSLAGAYRIGEVPEFPDLAQPPAPPVFANISAEPPVPLPGSLSYDPENNAFSATATDAFSASRFLPYHEYSYLAFANEDLLTDRIEFTLAGPGYDRQIRNLGYSELLGTDVAPVPEPGTWMMLLAGVAVLVLARRSRGNRARTTLKST from the coding sequence ATGCCGAGAACCTTGCCTGGACTGCTGCGGCCGGCATTGCTTGCCGTCGCCCTGTCATCCGTTGCCACCGCCGCACTCGCCGGGCCGGTGATGACGTTCACTGCCGTCTTCGCCACCACGGGCATCGAGGACTCGAGCGAGTCGATCACCAGCAGCTCCTCGTTCCAGGAAGCTGGTGGGCGGTTCAATTTCGCGCAGACGCTGCGCGACGAAGTTGTCGTCGAGAACGGCATACGGACGACGTACCACTACCGCGATACCACGTACGACGTGGAGGGTTACTGGCGCGATGCCGTGCATGTCGATCTCGACGTGGTGGCGGGCAGCGACCACACCGCGCAATTTCATGTCGTCGGCACGCTGGTCGCGGGACAGCAGTCGCGCCTGCTCCTGGGCGACCTCGGCTTCGAGGCCAGCCTGTCCCTGGCGGGCGCGTATCGCATCGGCGAAGTACCGGAATTCCCCGACCTTGCCCAGCCGCCGGCCCCGCCGGTATTTGCGAACATCTCGGCGGAGCCACCCGTTCCCCTGCCCGGCTCGCTTAGCTACGATCCGGAAAACAACGCTTTTTCCGCCACGGCGACGGACGCGTTCAGCGCTTCGCGTTTCCTGCCGTACCACGAATATTCCTACCTGGCCTTTGCGAACGAAGACCTGCTGACGGACCGTATCGAGTTCACCTTGGCCGGCCCGGGATACGACCGGCAGATACGCAATCTGGGCTACTCGGAACTGCTGGGTACCGATGTCGCGCCCGTGCCTGAACCGGGCACCTGGATGATGCTGCTCGCCGGCGTGGCCGTGCTGGTGCTCGCGCGCCGGTCCAGGGGGAATCGCGCGCGCACGACGCTCAAAAGCACATGA
- a CDS encoding MFS transporter, whose product MSAGQRSLDLKTILLATGVVLTLAMGVRHGFGFWMQPISQANGWSRETYSLAMALQNLLWGAFGPFAGMVADRWGTMRVVLAGAFAYMAGLVWMATVAEPTLFIIGSGVLIGLGLACTAFGAVSGIIGRAAPPEKRSWAFGISGAASSFGQFLLMPIEQTMISQVGWQNALYLLAAIVVFLMVPMAFRLREPAVRKAAGHQQSIREALGEALGNRSFLLLVAGYFVCGFQLVFIGVHMPAYLKDQGLADPKVAVMALALIGLFNIFGSYAAGQLGGRLPKRYLLSFIYFARAAVIALFVTLPLSALTVYLFAAAMGVLWLSTVPLTNGIIAGVFGLSHMSMLAGVVFFSHQVGSFLGVWLGGYVFDLQGSYDLVWTISIGLGIMAGLANLPIDERALSRPSLKAA is encoded by the coding sequence ATGTCCGCCGGCCAGCGCTCCCTCGATCTCAAGACCATCCTGCTGGCCACCGGCGTCGTGCTCACGCTCGCCATGGGCGTGCGCCATGGTTTCGGCTTCTGGATGCAGCCGATCTCCCAGGCCAATGGCTGGAGCCGGGAGACGTATTCGCTGGCGATGGCCCTGCAGAACCTGTTGTGGGGCGCGTTCGGCCCGTTCGCCGGCATGGTGGCGGACCGCTGGGGCACGATGCGCGTGGTGCTGGCCGGCGCATTCGCCTACATGGCGGGCCTGGTGTGGATGGCCACGGTGGCCGAGCCCACACTCTTCATCATCGGCTCGGGCGTGCTGATCGGGCTGGGCCTGGCCTGCACGGCGTTCGGCGCCGTCAGCGGCATCATCGGCCGGGCCGCGCCGCCCGAAAAAAGGTCCTGGGCCTTCGGCATCTCCGGCGCGGCCAGTTCGTTCGGCCAGTTCCTCTTGATGCCGATCGAGCAGACGATGATTTCGCAGGTGGGGTGGCAGAACGCGCTGTACCTGCTGGCCGCCATCGTGGTGTTCCTGATGGTGCCGATGGCGTTCCGGCTGCGCGAGCCGGCCGTGCGCAAGGCCGCGGGCCACCAGCAGAGCATCCGCGAAGCGCTCGGCGAGGCGCTCGGAAACCGCTCCTTCCTGCTGCTGGTGGCCGGCTATTTCGTGTGCGGCTTCCAGCTTGTGTTCATCGGCGTGCACATGCCCGCTTACCTGAAGGACCAGGGGCTGGCCGATCCGAAGGTGGCCGTCATGGCGCTGGCGTTGATCGGCCTGTTCAATATCTTCGGTTCCTATGCGGCCGGGCAACTGGGTGGCAGGCTGCCGAAGCGCTACCTGCTGTCGTTCATCTACTTCGCCCGTGCTGCCGTCATCGCGCTGTTCGTGACGCTGCCGCTATCCGCGCTCACGGTGTACCTGTTCGCGGCGGCGATGGGCGTGCTGTGGCTGTCCACCGTGCCGCTCACCAACGGCATCATCGCGGGCGTCTTCGGGCTGTCGCACATGTCGATGCTGGCCGGGGTCGTGTTCTTTTCACACCAGGTCGGGAGCTTCCTCGGTGTGTGGCTGGGCGGCTATGTGTTCGACTTGCAGGGCAGCTACGACCTCGTGTGGACGATCTCGATCGGCCTTGGCATCATGGCTGGCCTGGCCAACCTGCCGATCGACGAGCGCGCGCTGTCGCGCCCGAGCCTGAAGGCGGCATGA
- a CDS encoding Gfo/Idh/MocA family oxidoreductase, translating to MTVRTIRWGILGTGKIATAFAAALKDTPDAVLAAVASRSVDSATAFATEHGSHELTKSHGSYQALADDPDVDAIYIATPHPMHRDNALMCLEGGKHVLVEKAFTVNRREAEEVVTLARAKKLFVMEAMWTRFHPAVLEAKRVAASGEIGTVAAVQGDFGFHADVEPEHRLFNPALGGGSLLDLGIYPLSIAAYFLGPVKAVQAVGQLGPTGVDVQCAFALQHENGALASCTSSLAVRTPVEFTVYGSKGFVRLHGRFNNTEELTVELSDGSRRAQRIPRIGNGYAHEIIEVNRCLREGLTESPVMPLDETLALMGVLDEMRRQIGVVYDADR from the coding sequence ATGACAGTACGGACCATCCGCTGGGGCATCCTCGGCACCGGCAAGATCGCCACGGCCTTCGCCGCCGCGCTGAAGGATACGCCCGACGCCGTGCTCGCGGCCGTTGCGTCGAGGAGTGTTGATAGCGCTACCGCGTTCGCCACCGAACACGGTTCGCATGAGTTGACGAAAAGCCACGGCAGCTACCAGGCGCTGGCCGACGATCCCGATGTCGACGCGATTTACATCGCCACGCCGCATCCGATGCACCGCGACAATGCGCTGATGTGCCTGGAAGGAGGCAAGCACGTGCTGGTCGAAAAGGCGTTCACGGTCAACCGCCGCGAGGCGGAAGAAGTCGTGACGCTGGCACGCGCGAAGAAACTGTTCGTGATGGAGGCGATGTGGACGCGCTTCCACCCTGCCGTGCTCGAAGCGAAGCGCGTCGCGGCCAGCGGCGAGATCGGCACGGTCGCCGCCGTACAGGGTGACTTCGGCTTTCATGCCGACGTGGAACCGGAGCACCGGCTGTTCAACCCGGCTCTCGGCGGTGGGTCGCTGCTGGACCTGGGCATCTATCCATTGTCGATCGCCGCGTATTTCCTCGGCCCCGTCAAGGCGGTCCAGGCGGTCGGCCAGCTGGGCCCGACCGGCGTGGACGTGCAATGCGCGTTTGCACTGCAACACGAGAATGGCGCCCTGGCGTCGTGCACGTCCAGCCTGGCCGTGCGTACGCCCGTGGAATTCACCGTCTACGGCAGCAAGGGGTTCGTGCGCCTGCACGGCCGCTTCAACAACACGGAAGAATTAACGGTGGAACTGAGCGACGGCAGCCGCCGCGCGCAGCGCATTCCACGCATCGGCAACGGCTATGCCCACGAGATCATCGAAGTGAACCGCTGCCTGCGCGAGGGACTGACGGAAAGCCCCGTGATGCCGCTCGACGAAACGCTCGCCTTGATGGGCGTGCTGGACGAGATGCGGCGGCAGATCGGCGTGGTCTACGACGCGGACCGCTGA
- a CDS encoding DUF3025 domain-containing protein encodes MLPAVDWSRPWFDAVRPAADTIDPADVIGTFSARAAALGLVNHAGLPVRFVPQAALPEGTAYEEHIGATGCVPTRDNLHDFFNGLVWLSFPLVKRELNALQAAQIARDGIRAERGAARDAATLFDENAALLVVLDNMQGHALADALRNHRWREAFVERGGSFGREAQVWLFGHALMEKLMAPYKAITAHTLVVPAPAEFFTLERARQQAWIDAHVAERLRTAGLRKADFTPLPVLGIPGWWAAQDDAFYDDTTVFRPKRNASTLEKS; translated from the coding sequence ATGCTGCCTGCTGTCGACTGGTCTCGGCCGTGGTTCGATGCCGTGCGCCCGGCGGCGGACACGATCGATCCGGCCGACGTCATCGGCACGTTCAGCGCCCGTGCCGCGGCGCTGGGACTCGTCAACCACGCCGGCTTGCCGGTGCGCTTCGTGCCGCAGGCCGCGCTGCCCGAAGGCACGGCCTACGAAGAGCACATCGGCGCCACGGGCTGCGTGCCCACGCGCGACAACCTGCACGATTTCTTCAACGGCCTCGTGTGGCTCAGCTTCCCCCTGGTCAAGCGCGAATTGAACGCCTTGCAGGCGGCGCAGATCGCGCGCGACGGCATCCGCGCCGAGCGGGGCGCGGCGCGCGACGCGGCCACGCTGTTCGACGAGAATGCGGCCTTGCTCGTGGTGTTGGATAATATGCAAGGCCATGCGCTGGCCGATGCGCTGCGCAACCACCGCTGGCGCGAAGCCTTCGTCGAGCGTGGCGGGTCCTTCGGCCGGGAAGCGCAGGTCTGGCTGTTCGGCCACGCCCTGATGGAAAAGCTGATGGCGCCCTACAAGGCCATCACCGCGCATACGCTGGTCGTGCCTGCGCCGGCGGAGTTTTTCACGCTGGAGCGCGCCCGGCAGCAAGCGTGGATCGACGCGCACGTGGCCGAACGCCTGCGTACCGCGGGCTTGCGCAAGGCCGACTTCACGCCGCTGCCGGTGCTGGGCATTCCCGGCTGGTGGGCGGCGCAGGACGACGCGTTTTATGACGACACCACCGTGTTCCGTCCGAAACGGAACGCATCTACCTTGGAGAAATCATGA
- the pyrC gene encoding dihydroorotase, with product MSTTFDAPSSLTIIRPDDWHLHLRDGATMASVLPHSARQFARAIVMPNLKPPVTTVAQAEAYRDRILAALPAGMSFEPLMTLYLTNNTSPDEIRRAAESDFVHAVKLYPAGATTNSDAGVTDLANCYKALEVMQETGLPFLVHGEVTDPDIDLFDREAVFIERIMRPLRKDFPALNVVFEHITTKDAAQYVAEAEGPIAATITAHHLLYNRNEIFKGGIRPHYYCLPVLKREEHRLALVTAATSGDERFFLGTDSAPHAQGAKEAACGCAGCYTALHAMELYAEAFERAGALDKLEAFASLNGPAFYGLPPNEGTITLHREQWTLPQTLPFGEQEVVPLNAGETINWRMA from the coding sequence ATGTCCACCACCTTCGACGCTCCATCCTCTCTCACCATCATCCGCCCCGACGACTGGCACCTGCACCTGCGCGACGGCGCCACGATGGCCAGCGTGCTGCCGCACAGCGCCCGCCAGTTCGCCCGTGCCATCGTGATGCCGAACCTGAAGCCGCCCGTGACGACCGTTGCCCAGGCCGAGGCCTACCGCGACCGCATCCTGGCCGCGCTGCCCGCCGGGATGTCGTTCGAGCCCCTGATGACCCTGTACCTGACGAACAACACGTCGCCGGACGAGATCCGCCGCGCCGCCGAGTCGGACTTCGTGCATGCGGTAAAACTGTACCCGGCCGGCGCCACCACCAATTCCGACGCCGGCGTGACCGACCTGGCCAACTGCTACAAGGCACTGGAAGTGATGCAGGAAACGGGCTTGCCCTTCCTGGTGCACGGCGAAGTGACCGATCCGGACATCGACCTGTTCGACCGCGAAGCCGTGTTCATCGAGCGCATCATGCGCCCGCTGCGCAAGGACTTCCCGGCGCTGAACGTGGTGTTCGAGCACATCACCACCAAGGATGCGGCGCAGTACGTGGCCGAGGCGGAAGGCCCGATCGCCGCCACGATCACCGCCCACCACCTGCTGTACAACCGCAACGAGATCTTCAAGGGCGGCATCCGCCCGCACTACTACTGCCTGCCCGTGCTCAAGCGCGAGGAACACCGCCTGGCGCTGGTGACGGCGGCCACGAGCGGCGACGAACGGTTCTTCCTGGGCACCGATTCGGCCCCGCACGCGCAAGGTGCGAAGGAGGCCGCTTGCGGCTGCGCGGGCTGCTACACGGCCCTGCACGCGATGGAGCTGTATGCCGAGGCGTTCGAACGCGCCGGCGCGCTGGACAAGCTGGAAGCCTTCGCGAGCCTGAACGGCCCGGCGTTCTACGGCCTGCCGCCGAACGAGGGCACGATCACGCTGCACCGCGAACAGTGGACGCTGCCGCAGACCCTGCCGTTCGGCGAGCAGGAAGTGGTGCCGCTGAACGCCGGCGAGACCATCAACTGGCGCATGGCCTGA
- a CDS encoding amino acid ABC transporter permease, with amino-acid sequence MDFDFDVIRRSWADVLLTGMTFTIKLTALAMLGGVALGTLLALARLSGFRPLALLAATYVNLIRAVPLVLVIFWFYFLVPYVAAWAIGAQEPVRVGAFWSALITFTLFQAAYYSEIMRGGIQAIPRGQLDAAQALGMRYWQCMGHVVLPQALRNMLPVLLTQTIVLFQDVSLVYVLSVPDFVGAAARVAQRDGRLVEMYSFVAVVYFLMCCALSAVVRRLQRTREASR; translated from the coding sequence ATGGACTTCGACTTCGACGTGATCCGGCGCTCGTGGGCGGACGTGCTGCTGACCGGCATGACCTTCACGATCAAGCTGACGGCGCTGGCCATGCTGGGCGGCGTGGCGCTGGGCACCTTGCTGGCGCTGGCCCGGCTGTCCGGTTTCAGGCCGCTGGCGCTGCTGGCGGCCACCTATGTGAACCTGATCCGCGCCGTGCCGCTGGTGCTGGTGATCTTCTGGTTCTATTTCCTCGTGCCCTATGTTGCTGCCTGGGCGATCGGCGCGCAGGAGCCGGTGCGCGTGGGCGCGTTCTGGTCGGCGCTGATCACGTTCACCCTGTTCCAGGCGGCCTACTACTCCGAGATCATGCGCGGCGGCATCCAGGCGATCCCGCGTGGCCAGCTGGATGCCGCGCAGGCGCTGGGCATGCGTTATTGGCAATGCATGGGCCATGTGGTGCTGCCGCAGGCGCTGCGCAACATGCTGCCCGTGCTGCTCACGCAAACGATCGTGCTGTTCCAGGACGTGTCGCTGGTCTATGTGCTGTCGGTACCCGATTTCGTGGGGGCGGCGGCGCGCGTGGCCCAGCGCGACGGGCGGCTGGTGGAAATGTACAGTTTCGTGGCCGTCGTCTACTTCCTGATGTGCTGCGCCCTGTCGGCCGTGGTACGGCGATTGCAGCGTACGAGGGAAGCTAGCAGGTAA
- a CDS encoding amino acid ABC transporter permease, with protein sequence MDYNWNWAIFGELSPDGVNTYWQMLLSGLGWTLATSLAGWAMALLLGTLVGVARTLPQRWLRLVAGGYVELFRNVPLLVQMFLWFFVVPELLPRAAGDWLKALPQAPFVTAVVCLGFFTSARVAVQVAAGIDALAGGQAQAALALGLTRGQAYRHVLLPLAVRIVLPPLTSEFLNIIKNSSVALTIGLVELTASARAIQEFSFQVFEAYTAATVLYVLVNLVVTAGMHAVERRLALPGTLGKY encoded by the coding sequence ATGGATTACAACTGGAACTGGGCCATCTTCGGCGAACTGTCGCCGGACGGTGTCAACACCTATTGGCAGATGCTGCTGTCCGGCCTGGGCTGGACCCTGGCCACCTCGCTGGCCGGCTGGGCGATGGCGTTGCTGCTCGGGACGCTGGTGGGCGTCGCCCGCACCTTGCCGCAGCGCTGGTTGCGCCTTGTCGCCGGCGGCTACGTGGAGCTGTTCCGCAACGTGCCGTTGCTGGTGCAGATGTTCCTGTGGTTCTTCGTCGTGCCCGAGCTGCTGCCGCGAGCGGCCGGCGACTGGCTGAAGGCCTTGCCGCAGGCGCCGTTCGTCACGGCCGTCGTGTGCCTGGGCTTTTTCACGTCGGCGCGGGTGGCGGTGCAGGTTGCGGCGGGCATCGATGCGCTGGCCGGCGGGCAGGCCCAGGCGGCGCTGGCGCTGGGGCTCACGCGGGGGCAGGCTTACCGGCACGTGCTGCTGCCGCTGGCGGTGCGCATCGTGCTGCCGCCGTTGACGAGCGAATTCCTCAACATCATCAAGAACAGCTCGGTGGCGCTGACGATCGGCCTGGTGGAACTGACGGCCAGCGCCCGCGCGATCCAGGAATTCTCGTTCCAGGTATTCGAGGCCTACACGGCGGCCACCGTGCTGTACGTGCTGGTCAACCTGGTCGTTACGGCCGGCATGCATGCCGTCGAGCGCAGGCTGGCGCTGCCTGGCACTCTGGGGAAATACTAG
- a CDS encoding amino acid ABC transporter substrate-binding protein: MASIRLFVFLTLALVAGAIHAQQPPGTLAKIGRDGYITLGVREGSVPFSYLDDKGRFIGYSVDLCMKIVDEVKKRLNKPVEVRMTPVSASNRIPLMANGTIDLECGSTTNNADRAGQVAFSPTIFVIANRLLTRKTANIRSLADMKGKTLVATAGTTTLKQMTALNRERNLGMRIVIGKDHPESFLMLETNRAAAEANDDILLAAQVAGSKQPADYVIGSEALSLEPYGIMLRRGDPAFKEVVDAAIRAAFASPDFPRLYAKWFTSPIPPKGINLNVPMSPQLQKVVANPTDSPDPAAYR; encoded by the coding sequence ATGGCATCGATCCGGCTGTTCGTATTCCTGACCCTCGCGCTGGTCGCCGGCGCCATCCATGCGCAGCAGCCGCCCGGCACGCTGGCCAAGATCGGGCGCGACGGCTACATCACGCTGGGCGTGCGCGAAGGCTCGGTGCCGTTCTCCTACCTCGATGACAAGGGGCGCTTCATCGGCTATTCGGTCGACCTGTGCATGAAAATCGTCGACGAGGTCAAGAAGCGCCTGAACAAGCCGGTCGAAGTGCGCATGACGCCTGTCTCGGCCAGCAACCGCATCCCGCTGATGGCGAACGGCACCATCGACCTCGAATGCGGCTCCACCACGAACAATGCCGATCGCGCGGGACAGGTGGCGTTCTCGCCCACGATCTTCGTGATCGCCAACCGGCTCCTGACCCGCAAGACGGCCAATATCCGCTCGCTGGCCGACATGAAGGGCAAGACCCTGGTCGCCACGGCGGGCACGACGACGCTGAAGCAGATGACGGCGCTGAACCGGGAACGCAACCTGGGCATGCGCATCGTGATCGGCAAGGACCACCCCGAATCGTTCCTGATGCTGGAAACGAACCGCGCGGCGGCCGAGGCGAACGACGATATCCTGCTGGCCGCCCAGGTGGCCGGCTCGAAGCAGCCCGCCGACTACGTGATCGGCAGCGAAGCGCTCTCGCTCGAGCCCTACGGCATCATGCTGCGCCGCGGCGACCCCGCCTTCAAGGAAGTGGTCGATGCCGCCATTCGCGCGGCCTTCGCTTCGCCCGACTTCCCGCGCCTGTACGCGAAATGGTTCACCAGCCCGATTCCGCCCAAGGGCATCAACCTGAACGTGCCGATGTCGCCGCAGTTGCAGAAAGTGGTCGCCAACCCCACCGATTCGCCCGACCCCGCCGCCTACCGTTGA